A genomic segment from Macrobrachium rosenbergii isolate ZJJX-2024 chromosome 30, ASM4041242v1, whole genome shotgun sequence encodes:
- the LOC136855014 gene encoding uncharacterized protein PF3D7_1120000-like — MLNSGGTGDSILFGIRQTFELARQFEPEFTRKYIINQERVEVIKANVDEVKLINDTKDEIVSLEAQLAEAEATMEQVQISAVLVYFQKVVSDLKAKIAEKKRVLDEDFTIIKELDELISFLDFVRRDSDKIRTEALKTKAKIETFRGYLEHDKGAFLRHGRVAEETFKALEEETIRNNEALAENKRKQEELDRKIEEESRQVKELFDKINQSHEELRNMRRKLLDKITKSKRLKIIGAVLTPLVVGAFLYDHANKQEKQYSQLLQTTMVESKNEVDAILKQIENNRAEMQFYQEQMANSTTNSEKLRNELNTFITLDGDLKNMAEKVETLLEAINKAIAGVVVIHGVFEDVTNKLTKMIDFAKTAKTEAERLNARFFIYNELSLLECNWRDVYAKVLNLDDCTKNFEILY; from the coding sequence ATGCTAAACTCTGGAGGAACTGGAGACAGCATTCTCTTTGGCATACGTCAAACGTTCGAGCTAGCTAGGCAGTTTGAGCCTGAGTTCACTAGGAAATATATCATCAACCAGGAACGAGTAGAGGTAATTAAAGCAAATGTGGACGAAGTCAAACTGATCAACGACACAAAAGACGAGATAGTGAGTCTAGAGGCACAACTTGCAGAGGCAGAAGCGACAATGGAACAAGTGCAAATCAGTGCTGTCTTAGTCTACTTCCAGAAGGTCGTGTCTGATCTTAAAGCTAAAATTGCAGAGAAGAAGCGAGTACTAGACGAAGATTTCACCATTATTAAAGAGCTAGATGAGCTTATAAGTTTCCTTGATTTTGTCAGAAGGGACTCTGATAAAATAAGGACAGAGGCACTGAAGACAAAGGCAAAAATTGAAACATTCAGGGGATACCTTGAACATGACAAAGGTGCCTTTTTGAGACATGGAAGAGTTGCCGAAGAAACCTTCAAAGCTCTTGAAGAAGAAACTATCAGAAATAACGAGGCACTggctgaaaacaaaaggaaacaagagGAACTCGATCGTAAAATAGAGGAAGAGAGCCGGCAGGTGAAAGAACTATTTGATAAAATTAATCAGTCTCATGAAGAACTACGAAACATGAGGAGGAAGCTGCTGGACAAGATAACCAAGAGTAAGAGACTGAAAATTATTGGTGCAGTCCTTACTCCACTGGTCGTTGGAGCGTTTCTTTACGATCATGCAAACAAGCAAGAGAAGCAGTATTCTCAGCTCCTACAAACTACCATGGTCGAGAGCAAAAATGAAGTCGACGCCATACTCAAACAAATCGAGAATAACAGAGCCGAGATGCAGTTCTACCAAGAGCAGATGGCCAACAGCACCACCAATTCTGAAAAGCTCCGAAATGAACTGAACACCTTCATAACCTTGGACGGAGACTTGAAAAACATGGCTGAAAAGGTTGAAACGCTGCTGGAAGCGATTAACAAGGCCATAGCTGGAGTGGTGGTAATACATGGGGTCTTTGAGGATGTCACAAATAAGTTAACCAAGATGATCGACTTTGCTAAAACGGCAAAAACTGAAGCGGAGAGGCTGAATGCCAGATTCTTCATATACAACGAACTGTCACTGCTGGAATGCAACTGGAGGGATGTTTACGCTAAAGTCTTGAACCTTGATGACTGCACAAAGAACTTTGAGATACTGTACTGA